In Dioscorea cayenensis subsp. rotundata cultivar TDr96_F1 chromosome 11, TDr96_F1_v2_PseudoChromosome.rev07_lg8_w22 25.fasta, whole genome shotgun sequence, a single genomic region encodes these proteins:
- the LOC120271642 gene encoding geminivirus-like replication protein, giving the protein MPLQPKKFRFNAKNFFLTYLRCSLTKEIALQQLLAVSLPNNRKFICVARELHDDGCPHLHVLIQLEGGAQLTNPRLFDLRSSVASTSFHPNIQCAKSSSDVKAYIEKGGDYIDWGEFQVDSRSSRNRRHDLSSFYANSLNSETPDRALEIIREKDPRAFVLQYHNLKSNVEHIFARPLDPYISYWAYSMFTITSRMQAWLEHNL; this is encoded by the coding sequence ATGCCACTCCAACCAAAGAAATTTAGATTTAATGCAAAGAACTTTTTTCTTACATATCTTCGATGTTCTCTGACAAAGGAAATTGCGCTACAGCAATTATTGGCTGTATCCCTTCCAAATAACAGAAAATTCATATGTGTTGCCAGGGAATTACATGATGATGGCTGTCCACACCTACATGTTTTAATACAGCTTGAAGGTGGAGCTCAGTTAACTAATCCAAGATTATTTGATCTTCGTTCCAGTGTTGCGTCTACCTCATTCCATCCAAACATACAATGTGCAAAATCTAGCTCGGATGTAAAGGCATATATAGAAAAAGGGGGTGATTACATCGACTGGGGTGAGTTTCAGGTTGACAGCAGATCTTCCAGGAATAGAAGACATgatttatcttctttttatgCTAATTCTTTGAATTCTGAAACTCCAGACAGGGCTTTAGAAATTATTAGAGAGAAGGATCCCAGGGCTTTTGTTTTACAGTATCACAATCTTAAATCCAATGTTGAACATATATTTGCCAGACCTTTGGATCCTTACATTTCTTATTGGGCTTATTCAATGTTCACAATTACATCACGTATGCAAGCATGGCTTGAGCATAATCTTTAG